DNA from Arthrobacter sp. SLBN-112:
CCCAGTCCATGGGCCTGCCAAGTTTGTTCACCCGGACAGCTAACCACACGCTCGGGGATGCCGCACGTCACAGAAGCAGGCGGCAAAAAGGGTACAAAGACCTCACGGCCAACGCCGATTAGGCAATACTGTTGCGACGCCAGCTACTTCATGTGACTCATGTTCAAAGGGGAACCCAATGGGAAATACTGCATTACGACGCCGGCTTCCGGCTTTCGTGGCCGGTCTCGCCAGCCTGGTCATGGCGTCGGGACTGGCGGCCATTCCAGCCGAAGCTGCATCATCCAAGGTCGACTACGTCGCGCTCGGTGATTCCTACACTGCGGGAACCGGCGCCGGACCGTTCGACTTCGGCTACCCCTGTGATAAGACTCGGGGCGGTTATGTGGACGTCGTGGGAAAGACGGGGCGGGTTAACCTCCTAGACAACGCTGCCTGTCATGGCGCCTTCTTGACCCTTGACCCTTTAAGCCCCGTTCTACACGACCTCAGAATCCCCAACGTTGAGCAGCAGATCAGCTCCCTCGCAGGTTCGTCCCTGACACCTGAAAGCGAACTGGTGAGCATTACCGCGGGCGCCAACGATGTGGGAGTGACCGGCGTCCTGCTGACCTGTCTGACTCAGCCTGCCCAAGACTGTACAGCCGCGATCCAGGCATCCGCCGCCTTGTTTCCCAGCATGCAGACACACTTTATGAGCGTTCTCCACCAGATTCATACTGCAGCACCGAACGCAAGAATTGCGGTCCTCGGCTACCCAAGGCTCTTCAACCCAACAACTCCATTCGGCCAGGCAGACCCCTCGCTGCTCTACTCCATCAACACGGCTGTGGATGGCTTGAATACTGCCATCGAAGGTGCGGTGGCAGCCTCCGGAACCGGCGCTGTATTCATCAATGTCAGCGGTGGCTTTGTGGGACATGAGGTCAATTCCGCAGACTCATGGATCTTCTTCAGCCCTCCCACGGTTAGCCCATCCGGGCCGGTTTTCGACCCAAGGAACTTCCACCCGAACAAGGAAGGGCACCGGGCATACGCCTCGGCTCTCCTGGAGGCTGTCAAACCTTCCCAGCTGGTCACCCGCTAGTTCACACGGACGTTTTAGCCGCGCCGGGCCAGCCGGTACTCAAGCCCGGCGCGGACGGCAGGCCATTCGTGGTCCAGGATGGAGAACACCACCGTGTCCCGGAGGTTTCCATCACTGGTCCGCGAATGGCTGCGGAGCACGCCGTCCTGTTTTGCGCCGAGCCGGGCAACGGCCTCCCGCGACTGGTGGTTCAGCCAGTGCGTGCGGAACTCCACGGCAGGGCAGCCGATCACCTCGAAGGCGTGCCTGAGCAGCAGCAGCTTGGAATCCGGGTTGGTGCCGGTCCCCTGTGCAGATGCCGCGTTCCAGGTGGAGCCGATCTCCACCCGCGGCGTGCCGGCGTCGATGTTCATGTAGGTGGTCATGCCAATGATGCGGCCCGGCCCTCCGCTAGCGGCGTCGATCAGCCGGGTGGTGAACGGAAGCATGGATCCCTGCTCCTGCAGGGACAGCCGCCGGCGGATCTCCGCCGCCATGGCGTCCGGAGCCGGGACAGAGGTGTACCAAAGCTTCCAGAGCCCGCCGTCGGTGGCCGCGTCCACCAGGCCGTCGTGATGCTCCTCCGCGAGAGGCTCCAGGATTACATGGCGGCCGGTCAGGGTAAGGGGTTCAAGGAAAGTCACTTCCCCAGCCTAGGCCCGCTCACCGGGCGGGTTACGCTGGGGAAGCACCACGACGTCGAGCGAGGGAGTTATTTTGTCAGGAACCAATCCGGATCCCGAGGACGACAAGGTCACCGGCCTTGAGCCTGGTGGCGGGGTTCCGCCGGGCGAAACCCCGCCGGGCGAGGCATCAACCGCTGGCCCCCAGGGTCATGACGAGCATGGCACCAGGAAGGGCACGCAGTTCCTGTGGATGGCCATTATCGGCGTCGTGGTCCTGCTGTGCCTCCTGTACTTCATCGGCTACATTGTGGGTTTCTTCGACTAGGCAGCGCTCCTAGCTGGGCCAGTCGAAAAAGCCCTTGCCCGTTTTGCGGCCCAGTTCGCCGCGGGCCACCTTGTCCCGCAGGATCTGCGGGGGCGCGAACCGCTCGCCCAGTGTGGAGCGCAGGTACTCGGCGATTCCCAGGCGGACGTCCAGGCCCACGATGTCCGTGGTCTTCAGCGGCCCGGTGGGGTGCTTGTAGCCCAGCACCATGGCGGCATCGATGTCCTCGGCCGATGCCACGCCTTCCTCCACCATCCGCATGGCCTCAAGCGCGATGGCCACGCCAAGGCGTGAGGATGCGAAGCCGGGGGCATCATTGACGACGACGGCGGTCTTGCCGAGTGCCTCCACCCACCTTTTCGCCTCCGCGGCAAGTCCGGGAGACGTTCGCTCGCCCAGCACCACCTCAATGAGGGTGGACGCCGGGACCGGGTTGAAGAAATGAAGCCCCAGGAAGTTCTCCGGCCGCTTCAGTTCACGGGCCAGGCCGTTCACGGACAGCGACGACGTGTTGGATGCGATGAAGGCGTCTTCCGCCAGCCGTTCCTCGATGCCCCGCAGCGCCGAAACTTTCAGGTCCCAGTCTTCGGGGACCGCTTCCACCACAAGGTGGCGGTCCTTAAAGGCGTCATAGTCCACCCCGACGTTAAGCCTGGACACCATCTCGTCCAGGTTTGCGTCGGTCACGCCGCGCTCAATGCTCTTCGCGGCCGCGGACTCCACCCGCTCCCTGGCCGCCTCCGCCGACTGTTCGTCGCGCTCCACCACCAGCACATCCGCGCCCTTGATCAGGAAGGCATGGGCGATGCCGGCGCCCATGCGGCCGCCGCCCAGCACGCCGACAGAAGTGGGAAGGTTGGCTGGAACTTCAAGATTGCTCATGGTCTACTTTCCGTCGGCTGGGGTGGCGGAGGCGGCGTTGGCCTTCTTCGCTGCGTTGCGGTCCAGGAATGCCTGCATGCGGTCGAACTTGGCCTGGGATTCGAACAGGATCCCCTGGGCCAGCTGGTCGATGAGCGGATGGGCTTCCGCGGGGGCGTGGAACACGGACTTGGTGATCCGTACCGCCAGCGGGTCCTGCCGGCCAATCCTGTTGGCCAGGCTGTGGGCTGCATCCAGAAGGTCTGCGGGATCGTGGATTTCAGTGATGAGGTTGGCAGCCCGGGCCTCCTCTGCGCCGAGAACCAGTCCGGCCAACAGGATCTGCTTGGCCAGCGGCTCGCCCACCAGTTCCTTGAGCCGCCAGCTGGCACCGGCAGCAGCGAGGATCCCGAGCCCTGTTTCCGGGTTGCCGATGCGGACATTGGGGGTGCCGATCCGGAAGTCCGCGGCATAGGCGAGTTCGGCGCCCCCGCCCAGGCAGTAACCGTCCAGCGCAGCGATGACCGGCATGGGGAGCTTGGCGATCCGGACGAAGATGGTGGAGTTGATTCCCTGCAGGGCGTCATCCCGGCGCCGTTCGCGCAGCTGGGCGATGTCGGCGCCGGAGGCGAAGACTCCGTCCACACCGGCGATAATCAGCACCTTGGGGTTCTGTTCCAGCGCTGCGCAGACTGTGTGGAGCTCATCCACCATCTGCTGGTCAATGGCGTTCTTCACGTCGGGCCGGTTGAGCAGCACCACCACGCGGTCATCCCGCTCCTCCACCAGCAGGGCGGCGAAGTTTTCCGGTGCCAGGTCTACGGCCATCCCCATCAGATCTTCTCCAGCAGCATCGCGGTGCCCTGGCCAACGCCCACGCACATGGTGGCCAGGCCGATCCGGGCGTCTTCGCGTTCCATCCGGCCCAGCAGGGTAATGGCAAGCCGTGAGCCGCTGGAACCAAGCGGGTGCCCCAGGGCGATGGCTCCGCCGTCGCGGTTGACGATCTCCGGTTCCAGCCCCAGGCGCCGGATACAGGCCAGGGACTGCGTGGCAAAGGCCTCATTAAGTTCGACGGCGGACAGGTCACCGACGCTCAGGCCGCTTCGCTTAAGCACTTTCTGGGTGGCGGGGACTGGACCAATGCCCATGATCTCGGGTTCACAGCCGGCGGAGGCGCCGTCGATGATGCGGGCCCGGGGGATGAGGCCCAGCCGCTCGATGGCGGCCTCGGAGGCCACGATGATCGCTGACGCGCCGTCGTTGAGGGACGATGAGTTCCCGGCAGTGACCACCGACCCGCCGTGTGCCACGGGTTTCAGTCCCGCCAGAACGTCCATGCTGGTGCCGGCACGGGGTCCCTCATCCGTGTCCACCACGGTCTCGGACTTGCGGGACTTGACCGTCACCGGGACGATCTCGTCCTTGAAGCGGCCGGCCTGAATGGCGTCCAGGGCCAACTGGTGGGAGCGGACGGCGAAGGCGTCAGCGTCCTCGCGGGAGATGCCGTCCACCCTGGCCACTTCCTCCGCCGTTTCAGGCATCGAGTACGTCATCTTCCCGTCGCG
Protein-coding regions in this window:
- a CDS encoding SGNH/GDSL hydrolase family protein; translation: MASGLAAIPAEAASSKVDYVALGDSYTAGTGAGPFDFGYPCDKTRGGYVDVVGKTGRVNLLDNAACHGAFLTLDPLSPVLHDLRIPNVEQQISSLAGSSLTPESELVSITAGANDVGVTGVLLTCLTQPAQDCTAAIQASAALFPSMQTHFMSVLHQIHTAAPNARIAVLGYPRLFNPTTPFGQADPSLLYSINTAVDGLNTAIEGAVAASGTGAVFINVSGGFVGHEVNSADSWIFFSPPTVSPSGPVFDPRNFHPNKEGHRAYASALLEAVKPSQLVTR
- a CDS encoding GNAT family N-acetyltransferase; translated protein: MTFLEPLTLTGRHVILEPLAEEHHDGLVDAATDGGLWKLWYTSVPAPDAMAAEIRRRLSLQEQGSMLPFTTRLIDAASGGPGRIIGMTTYMNIDAGTPRVEIGSTWNAASAQGTGTNPDSKLLLLRHAFEVIGCPAVEFRTHWLNHQSREAVARLGAKQDGVLRSHSRTSDGNLRDTVVFSILDHEWPAVRAGLEYRLARRG
- a CDS encoding DUF6480 family protein; translated protein: MSGTNPDPEDDKVTGLEPGGGVPPGETPPGEASTAGPQGHDEHGTRKGTQFLWMAIIGVVVLLCLLYFIGYIVGFFD
- a CDS encoding 3-hydroxyacyl-CoA dehydrogenase family protein; the protein is MSNLEVPANLPTSVGVLGGGRMGAGIAHAFLIKGADVLVVERDEQSAEAARERVESAAAKSIERGVTDANLDEMVSRLNVGVDYDAFKDRHLVVEAVPEDWDLKVSALRGIEERLAEDAFIASNTSSLSVNGLARELKRPENFLGLHFFNPVPASTLIEVVLGERTSPGLAAEAKRWVEALGKTAVVVNDAPGFASSRLGVAIALEAMRMVEEGVASAEDIDAAMVLGYKHPTGPLKTTDIVGLDVRLGIAEYLRSTLGERFAPPQILRDKVARGELGRKTGKGFFDWPS
- a CDS encoding enoyl-CoA hydratase/isomerase family protein, whose translation is MGMAVDLAPENFAALLVEERDDRVVVLLNRPDVKNAIDQQMVDELHTVCAALEQNPKVLIIAGVDGVFASGADIAQLRERRRDDALQGINSTIFVRIAKLPMPVIAALDGYCLGGGAELAYAADFRIGTPNVRIGNPETGLGILAAAGASWRLKELVGEPLAKQILLAGLVLGAEEARAANLITEIHDPADLLDAAHSLANRIGRQDPLAVRITKSVFHAPAEAHPLIDQLAQGILFESQAKFDRMQAFLDRNAAKKANAASATPADGK
- a CDS encoding thiolase family protein → MAATAGPQAFLVGGVRTPVGRYGGALSSVRPDDLAALVVREAVERAGLDPESIDEVILGNANGAGEENRNVARMATLLAGLPLHIPGITVNRLCASGLSAIIQASHMIKAGAADIVIAGGVESMSRAPWVQEKPTAAFAKPGQIFDTSIGWRFTNPHFQHGGLSRDGKMTYSMPETAEEVARVDGISREDADAFAVRSHQLALDAIQAGRFKDEIVPVTVKSRKSETVVDTDEGPRAGTSMDVLAGLKPVAHGGSVVTAGNSSSLNDGASAIIVASEAAIERLGLIPRARIIDGASAGCEPEIMGIGPVPATQKVLKRSGLSVGDLSAVELNEAFATQSLACIRRLGLEPEIVNRDGGAIALGHPLGSSGSRLAITLLGRMEREDARIGLATMCVGVGQGTAMLLEKI